The segment AGAGCCGATAAGAGAGGCATTGGTGGTGACGAAGCCGGTGGCCAGCGTGCAAAGGCCTGTGACGCAACCTGTCTCCACTGCGGCCGTGGAACCGCTCGCGGTGAGTATTACGCCGAGTAATGAGACCATCTCAATGCAGCGGATTAATGAGGTTATGAGCGGGCATGGGGAGCTTCGGAAGTTGAAGTTCAGCGACACTGAACGGCGGCTGTCCGGCACGCTGACCGCGCTGGAACTTCTTACGTTCTTCGACCGGATCGGTGAAGTGGCAAAGGTGCGCTATGATCGCAAGCGCTTTAAATCATTCCCCGCCGACCAACAGGTCCCGTTCGTGTTGACGCTGAAAGCGGTTCCCAAAACCATTGAAAAACCAATAACGGGGCCGCATGCGGTACAGAGCACTCAAACGCACACATCTGCCTCGACCGCGGCCCCTTCTCCGCTGGTGACCGCTCCCGCAGCCTCAGCCGCGCGGTAGGGTGGCGGGAAACCGGCATCCCCGAGGCGCAGCGGACCTGATCGCTGACGGAGAAACGGATCTCATACGACGATGTCCCTTGACAGAGCATACCGGGAAACCATTGACTATCTCTATGCGCTCCAGAAGCACGGGATCAAGCTTGCGCTGTCCAACAGCTTTGCGCTGATGTCGCTCATGGGAGACCCGCACCGGAAGTTCCGGTCCGTGCATGTCGCGGGCACGAATGGGAAAGGGTCGACGTCTTCGTTTATTGCAAGCATGCTGCAGGCTGGGGGATATCGCGTCGGGCTCTATACTTCTCCGCACCTGGTCAGTTTTGCTGAGCGGATCAGGATCAACAATGTCCTGATCACCGAGGCAAAGGTCGTGGAGCTTGCGGGCCGCGTACGGGACGCCTCACGGAAGGCCTCGCTCAATCCCACGTTTTTCGAGGTTGCGACCGCTCTGGCGTTCACCTACTTCGCGGAAGAAGGCGTGGACATTGCCGTGATCGAGGTCGGGATGGGCGGCAGGCTGGATTCCACGAACGTGATCACCCCGCTCGTTTCGGTGATCACCAACATTGAGCTTGAACATACTGAGTTCCTGGGGACCATGCTCACGCAGATCGCCGGAGAAAAGGCGGGCGTCATCAAGCAGGGGGTCCCGGTGGTGACGGGAGCGATGCAGCAGGAGGTCATCACGGTCATCGAGCAGGAAGCCGCGGCCCGCACGGCCGGGGTCTACCGGTTGTCTAAAGATTTTATGCAGGTCCCGGTCGCATCACCGTTGGCGCAGGTTTTTGATTATCGGGGGATCGAGACCTCTTACGAAAAGATACGGATCAACATGCTCGGCGGGTATCAGGTGGACAATGCCTGTCTTGCCCTGGCGACAATCGAGTGTCTGCGCAACACCGGGATCATCGTGGACGAGGCCGCTGTGCGACGCGGTCTTGAGCAGGCCCGCTGGGAAGGGCGTTTGGAGCTTGTGGCGCGCAAGCCCGATATCTACCTTGATGGGGCGCACAACCCGGCGTCGGCCCGGAAGCTCGCGGCGACGGTCCGGGAAATGAAACACGCGTACCGGCGGACCGTCCTCATCATCGGCATTCTTCAAGACAAGGATTGGCAGGGGATCATAGCCGCGCTGGCTCCTCTTGCCGATCACGTGGTAGTGACGAAGCCACAGTATTCACGGGCAATGGAGGTCCGGGCGCTTGCATCGGCAATACGGAAGCTGCATGGCTCCGTTGAGACCGCGGAAACGGTCGGTGAGGCCATCGCATTGGCCGGGGATAAAGCATCTTCGGATGATCTTGTGCTTATCACCGGTTCACTCTATGTGGTAGGCGATGCGCGGGCGGTGTTCCACCCGGAAGCGGACCTGTCCGGGGCGCTTACGGGGCTGAAGGGATGAGGTGCAACAATGCGGAATGCGGAGTGTGGAGTGTGGAATGCGGGATGAAGAACTGAAGAGTATCCGGGGATGATGGGTCGCATCGTGTTCATAGCTGTTGTGGTCCTATTCATCGCGATGCTGACGGGACCGTCCCGACACGCCTGGAGCGAGGTGCTTCCGAATAAAATCCCTGTTACCGTGACGGCGGACACGCTTGATTATGACAGGACCAATGACCGGTATATTGCGGTCGGGCATGTGAAGATTGAGCAGGAGGGACTGCGGCTGGAGGCGGACAAGGTCGTGCTGGACAACAAGACCGGCGAGGCCGTGGCCGAGGGAAAGGTTTTCCTGCAGGACAAGGGCGATGTCATGCATGCCGAGAAAATGCAGATCAATATCAATACCCGGGGCGGCCTTATCTCGAACGGCGATATCTTTATCAAGAAGGAAAATCTCCATGTGAAGGGAAACGTGATCGAGCGGCGCTCTGAGACCGTTTACCATGTTGAGCAGGGAACGATCACCACCTGCGACGAGGAAGAATGGTTCCTGAAGGCGGACGTGCTGAACATCGACATGGAACGGTATGCTACCGGCAGAAGTTTGTCATTCAATGTGGCTGGCGTGCCGGTGCTTTATACGCCCTACTTTCTCTTTCCCGTGCGCAGGCAGACCGGCTTCCTGCTGCCGGCGGATGTCGGATACAGCAGCCGCGACGGTGTTTTCACGGACAACGCGTTCTTCTGGGCCATCTCGGATTACAAAGACATGACCATCTATTCTGATTACCGGGCGCGGGTCGGGCATGGGACCGCTGTTGAATACCGCTATATGAATTCCCGGGAGTCCATGGGCCAGGCGTATTACAAGTTCTTCGACCAGTACCATACCGGCGAATCGCGATGGAATTTTCAGTTCCAGCACCAGGAAGAATTTGCCGAAGACCTCTCCG is part of the Nitrospirota bacterium genome and harbors:
- a CDS encoding zf-HC2 domain-containing protein, with amino-acid sequence MNKECERTRKALPAYLRGHVFRTTRVRIDRHLQACVVCRSEFEALKSMEETRQLLKYIDSPEGVAHRVKEGVSALTKFKKLLYRPLWLAGIVLVAAGVTYYAMQPRQLDIEIENIVKTAPATTTSIPAAEPIREALVVTKPVASVQRPVTQPVSTAAVEPLAVSITPSNETISMQRINEVMSGHGELRKLKFSDTERRLSGTLTALELLTFFDRIGEVAKVRYDRKRFKSFPADQQVPFVLTLKAVPKTIEKPITGPHAVQSTQTHTSASTAAPSPLVTAPAASAAR
- a CDS encoding bifunctional folylpolyglutamate synthase/dihydrofolate synthase, which encodes MSLDRAYRETIDYLYALQKHGIKLALSNSFALMSLMGDPHRKFRSVHVAGTNGKGSTSSFIASMLQAGGYRVGLYTSPHLVSFAERIRINNVLITEAKVVELAGRVRDASRKASLNPTFFEVATALAFTYFAEEGVDIAVIEVGMGGRLDSTNVITPLVSVITNIELEHTEFLGTMLTQIAGEKAGVIKQGVPVVTGAMQQEVITVIEQEAAARTAGVYRLSKDFMQVPVASPLAQVFDYRGIETSYEKIRINMLGGYQVDNACLALATIECLRNTGIIVDEAAVRRGLEQARWEGRLELVARKPDIYLDGAHNPASARKLAATVREMKHAYRRTVLIIGILQDKDWQGIIAALAPLADHVVVTKPQYSRAMEVRALASAIRKLHGSVETAETVGEAIALAGDKASSDDLVLITGSLYVVGDARAVFHPEADLSGALTGLKG